Within the Penaeus chinensis breed Huanghai No. 1 chromosome 43, ASM1920278v2, whole genome shotgun sequence genome, the region CTTGGAAAGCTCCAGGAGACATAAGGAGATTGCAGCTGGATTACATCATCGTCAGACAAAGGTATAAGACAAGTGTAAAGAACTCGTGTTCCTACCCAGGTGCAGATGTTGAATTAATCTTAAAATGGGACAGAGAACAACTAAAGACGGAAAAAGCAGAGGAGTACGTGAATGCAACCTACAACGAACTGGCGAAAAACACCGAAAGTGCAATCACAGTAAACAATGGATGGGGAAGATTGCGGAATACAATGATGAAAGGAGCAGAAAACACCATTGGTAAGGTTAAaacgaagagaataaagaagcctCGGGTGACTGAAGAAATGCTGGTAAAGATGGATGAGCGAAGAAAGTGGAAAAATGTCAACACCGAAGTGGGCAAGGGAAAATATCGGAAACTGAACAACGAATTGAGAAGAACAACGGACTGGCCAAGAGAACAGTGGTGGGAAGAAGAgtgtagagaaatagaaagactggATGACATGGGAAGATACGATCAAGTATACCAGAGAGTAAAGAAATTAACATCCGACAAGAGAAGTAACAATGctcaaagataaatagaaagtaaAGATGGAGAATTACTAACGGACCCGCACGATAtcaagaagaggtggaaggaatatACAGAAATGCTGTACAACAAGGATGGAAGATCAGCAGAATTGTTtgtagaagaagaatcagaagttgAAAAGTACGAAATCGGACCAGACCTCATGACAGCGGAAGTACTAAAAGCAATTGAAGAGCTAAAGACAGGAAAGGCAGAAGGAACAGACACTATACCGGCGGAAATGTTAAAGACCTTAAAGGGCACTACATTGAATGAGATACTGTGTCAGCAGATGTATTTAGAAGGTAAATGGCCGGAGGACTTTGTTAAACGCGTGATGGTACCGTTAGAGAAAAAAGCAGCTGCTTAGAAATGTGAGGACCACAGGACGATTAGCCTAATATCGCATGCATCACAGATTATGCTCaagattctgtaaaaaaaaaaaaaaaaaaaacagacgcaaTTGGACAAGATCAATTTGGCTTTATAAAAGGACGTGGAACAAGAGAAGCGATAGCGGTGATGAGAATTCCGACAGACCGAAGCATTGAACGTGATCAAGAGTTATATGTATCGTTCGTAGACTTTGAGAAAGCTTTCGACAGGGTCAATTGGGAGAAACTAATGGAAATATCGCGGTGGATTGGAGAGATAGAAGATTGATCAACGAATTATACATTCAACAAACAGCAATAGTAAGAACAAAAGACGGAGAGTCGGACCCAGCAGTGATTGGTAGAGGGGTGCGTCAGGGTTGCTTGATATCACCCTCTCTTTTCAATGTATTTGCTGAAGTAATGGCCAGAACATCACTCGAGAATtgcgaagagggagtgaaggttgGCGGTCAACTGGTAAAAACAGTGAGATTTGCGGATGACCAGGCTATGGTAGCAGACTCAGAGAAAGGGTTACAAGAAATAATGGACAGTCTGAACGCAGTTGTTGAGGATTTTGGAATGAGAGTTCacataaagaaaacgaaggtgaTGAGGATCAACACAAACGGCGAAGGTGATGTCACGATCAAACTGAATGGTAAAAAACTGGAACAAGTTCAATGCTCCAAATACCTCGGGGATACTTTGACAAGCAACGGCTATTGCAGTACTGAAATAAGATCACGGATTGCGCTAGCAAAGGTTGCCTTTAACTCGAAAAGAGAACTGCTAACGAAGGTTGTTCAATTTACGGCTGAAAAAGAGGACTATTAAAACCTTAGTGTGGAGCGTGCTATTATACGGGTCAGAGTCGTGGACACTGAAAAAGGAAGATATCAGGAGATTGGAAAGTGCAGAGATGTGGTtttggaggagaatggagaagatcAGTTGTACAGAAAGAGTGACAAATGAGGAAGTATTGCGTAGGATTAGAGAGAAAAGAACATTGATCTCGATCATCTATAACCGGCAGAAGTGGATTGGTCACGTTATGAGACACCAGGGACTGCTAAGGGATGGCATCGAAGGGAGGTTACACGGCAAAAGgtgcagaggaaggaaaagaataacagTATCCGATCACTGGCGTAAGAAAGAAAACGGCAGACCAGAAACCTATGGGGAGATCAAGCATAGGGCTTGAAGATCGAGATGGTTGGCGTATGTGGTGCTGAACCTGCCTTGCGGCAGACAACCAACGAACGAGTGTGATAATTAAGAGCATAAAGAAGGTGGAATGATCAAGTGATCTGGTTATTAAGACAATGAAGGATATTATCTATAGTCAAGTATGTTGGGGATTATATGAAGACTAATTCATATGAAGAGTAGGCTATACCTACATTCACAtgtctatcgttattattgttattattaccattatcatcatcaccattataactataattaccattatcattattgttattactattattattattttcattgttattatcatcactattgttattattttagacgttatttcctgtttttgtcatcattatcatcgtcatcattactatcattattgttgttttgttgttaacgttgttatcatcattattatcataatcgttatcatatcatcatcatgattatcgtttttcttattatcaaaaGAAAACACATTTCTGAGATATAATAGTAAGGCTTCCTCATGATTGGCGCCTTACATACCGGAATAATCTTCACAGAAGGATAGTGACACGGTATCTTAAACTGTCATAGGTTTATTGCCTGCAGTCGTGTACAGAGGTGCTGTGCCGTTGTAACCAGTCACTAGTGATGGTGAGCGCGAGGCCTCATCTCTTATAcctgttttcctcttcatcaCCGGCCTGATCCCTGgcactatctccccccccccctcatacttgGTCTGATCCTTGGCCTCATCTATCCTCATACCtggtctcgtctccctctcctcatctccggCCTCATACCCTGCCTTTCCCCTGGCCTCGCGCTGGACATCAGTATCTTGTCGGCGACCAAAGGATCTGTGGCCCGAGGACTGTCCCCGATGGCGACCCAGCAGTAGAACGAGAGGCAGCCCCTTGGCACGTGACAGGGCTCTTggccgaaaggaaaagaaaaatgggacaCAACACGTCGGacatcattttcacttttttgtgtgTTGCTTTCCTCCGTCTCAACAAGGCTGTTTAGCGCctcctctcgttccttctctctccttcgtctatcATCATGACGACAAGGAACTGAGCTGCCACTGACCAACAAAGGACCCGCGGGGCGTCCGTGTCGTCTGGCAGAAAGTAGTCCGGATGCGAAGGCACGGAGGGACGGGGGCGTCGAGGGACTTGTCTTTGTCTCCGCGTTAAGTCTCTAGTGGATGCGGGAAACGGAGGTACTAATATGCCCTAGCACTCCTACAG harbors:
- the LOC125048327 gene encoding craniofacial development protein 2-like, producing the protein MTEVRWKEKGDMKSGDFRTIYSGGQETQRGAALLLDKQSSQAVVEVDCISDRLMVVRLCGTPVDLVVMVVYMPTSNHTDVKVEELYDKIEEKLSTCRGKDYVVELGDMNATVGEEKILNVVGNYGLGTRNIMGEMLVDFCVRNKLSITNTLFKNNDRRRYTWKAPGDIRRLQLDYIIVRQRYKTSVKNSCSYPGADVELILKWDREQLKTEKAEEYVNATYNELAKNTESAITVNNGWGRLRNTMMKGAENTIGKVKTKRIKKPRVTEEMLVKMDERRKWKNVNTEVGKGKYRKLNNELRRTTDWPREQWWEEECREIERLDDMGRYDQVYQRVKKLTSDKRSNNAQR